The following DNA comes from Mesorhizobium sp. B2-1-8.
GGTGCGGTAGTCGCCGTCGGGTCCAAGCCCATCGATGCGTGCGAGTTCGGTCAGTCGCCGCGCGGGACCACGTCCAGCCAGGACAGCGACTAAATCTATTGTTTCGGCGATCAGCGCGCGCGGGACAGTGACGACGGCTTCCTGGATGAGTTGCTCGAGACGGCGCAGCGCCCCGATCCCGGATCCGGCGTGGATGGTGCCGATGCCGCCGGGGTGCCCGGTGCCCCATGCCTTCAGAAGGTCGAGAGCTTCGGCGCCGCGCACTTCGCCGATCGGGATGCGGTCTGGTCGCAGGCGCATTGAGGATCGGACCAGATCGGAGAGCGTGGCGACACCATCCTTGGTCCGCATGGCGACAAGGTTGGGTGCGGCGCACTGGAGTTCGCGCGTGTCCTCGATGATGACGACGCGATCGGCCCCCTTCGCGACTTCGGCGAGCAAGGCATTGGTCAGGGTCGTCTTGCCCGTGGATGTGCCGCCGGCGACGAGGATGTTCGCGCGGGCAGCAACTGCAGCGCGCAGCGTCGCCGCCTGGTCGGCTGTCATGATGCTTGCCGCGACGTAGTCTTCGAGTGTGAAGATCGCGACAGCGGGCTTGCGGATCGCGAAGGCTGGCGCGGCAACGACCGGCGGCAGAAGTCCTTCGAACCGTTCTCCGGTTTCGGGCAATTCAGCAGAGACCCGCGGAGAGCGCGGATGCACCTCCGCGCCGACGTGGTGGGCGACCAGACGGACGATGCGGTCGCCATCGGCGGCGGACAGCACCTCTCCCGTCTCGGCCAGACCTTCCGCAAGGCGGTCCACCCAGATACGGCCATCGGGGTTCAGCATGACTTCGACGACTGCGGGATCGTCGAGGAGCCGTGTTATCTCGGCTCCGAGCGCTGTGCGCAGCATGCGCGAACTGCGCGCGCGACCTTCGGAATTGTTGTGCGAAACCACGACCAAGTCCCCGTTTCAGTCGGGAACCACTCAGGCCGTCCCCGCTCGGGGATGATCAAGAGAGCCAGAAATCGGGCCGGTTCAACAAGTTTCCATCGCCGTAGTAGCGTGGCGTACAAATACAGGAGAACGGCGGTGCCGCTATCGCCCTCCTGAGAACGCCTCTGCGGTCGAGTCGGTGAGTTGAGAGGCGACAGGCATGAGCCGTTGGGCGGGTGGGACACCCAAGCCCACCCTTGACCGGCTGGCTACAACGGCTGTCGCGCGCCTCGCTCATTCTTCCTATTCAAGGGGACCGCCGCAAGGTGGCTCCGTGAGAGCCGTTGTCGAACACCATACGCGATCGCGTATATCCATATTTTATACGGAAGCGCGTATATTCTTGCTTTAGACGCGACCGCGTATATTGACATTTTATACGCAATCGCGTATGCAGGTGTTTGGAGGCTACAATGACCGACCAGATCGCTCGCAATGAAAAGCAACTCGGCGCCATCCTGCGTCGCGCCCGCAGGCAAGCCGATCTCACGCAAGGGGCGCTTGGCAACCAGATCCACCTGCGCCAAGGCACGGTGTCCCGCCTCGAAGCCGGCGAGCCGGCGGTGCAGCTCCGCACGTTGATGGCGGCTCTCTCCGCTCTCGATCTTGAGCTCGTCGTTCGCGCGCGCAGCAAAGGCAGCGCCGCTGACATCGAGGATCTGTTCTGATGGCGCGGCGGCCGGTGCACGCACCGCTGAACGTCTTTCTGAACGGGCGCCTGGTGGGCGTGCTGCGCAGAGAACCGACGGGCGCAATAGACTTCCAATACGCCGCCGAATGGCTGGACTGGCGCAGCACCTTCCCAGTGTCGCTCTCGCTCCCTTTGCGCGAGGACCGCTATATCGGCGCGCCTGTGATCAATGTCTTCGACAACCTGCTTCCCGACAATGAAGCCATCCGCAAGCGCGTTGCCGAACGCGTCGGCGCGGAAGGCACTGACGCCTACAGCATGCTCGCCGCCGTCGGTCATGACTGCGTCGGCGCGCTGCAGTTTCTGCCCGATGGCATCGATCCCGGCAATACCGGCAGCAGCGATGGCAAGCCGGTCAGCAACAGAGAGATCGCCGAGATGATCAAGAACCTCGCTGCCGCTCCTCTCGGTCTTGGCGAGGACGAGGATTTCCGCATCTCGATCGCAGGTGCCCAGGAAAAGACGGCGCTCTTGCACACTGACGGACGCTGGTTCAAGCCGATAGGCACGGCCGCGACCACCCACATCCTGAAACCGCAGATCGGCCGGTTGCCCAACGGCATCGACCTATCCAATAGCGTTGAGAACGAGTATCTGTGCCTCAAGCTGCTCGAGGCGTTCGGCGTTCCTGCGGCCCGGGCAGAGATCGCTGATTTCGGGGAGCGCCGCACGCTGATCGTCGAGCGCTTCGACAGGCTGTGGGCCCGTGACGGCCGCCTCCTGCGCCTGCCGCAGGAGGATATCTGCCAAGCGCTATCAGTGCCGCCCACGCGCAAATATCAGTCCGAGGGCGGTCCTGGCATCGCTCAGATTGTCGAGCTTCTGAAGGGCAGTGACACGCCTGAAGACGACATCGCCGTCTTCTTGCGCGCTTGCATAATATTCTGGCTGATTGGCGCAACCGACGGCCATGCCAAGAACTTCAGTATCTTTCTCAGCCCTGGCGGACGGTTTCGCATGACGCCCCTCTACGACGTACTGACAGCGCAGCCCAGCCTTGATGCCGGACAGATTCCCCGCAAGAAATTCAAGCTGGCAATGTCAGTCGGCAAGAGCCGGCACTATTCGGTGCATGAGATTATGCCCCGCCACTTCATGCAGACCGCTGACATTGCGGGCGTGGGGACGCCCGTCATGCGCAGGATTTTCGAAGACATTGCCGCAAACGCGGAGAAGCAGACCGAGGCCGTGATCTCCAAATTGCGGCGCGGCTTTCCCGAACAGCTTGTCGGGTCAGTCAGGTCGGCAATAGGCAAGCGAGCGCTTTTGCTTGCTGACGCAAGTTGATCAAGTCGGCAAAGAAGAAATGCAAAGCGACCGAACGCCTCGATCCACGTAGATACAATCAGCGTTGATGGCGTGACGATGACCAAAGGCGTCACGGCTGCGAGCTTTGCTCATCGTTGTGCTGATCATCATCATCGGCATCGTCGCCGACGTTGCCCTTCGCGGTGCCGGCCGCCATGATGATGACGAAGACACCCATCGCCCTTCATTGCATGCCATTGTCGTCGATCGGATTGACGTCCTCCGAAATCTCCTGGCGCAGTTTCGGGCCCTTCGCCAGGCGCCTGCCCAAGGCCGTGACGAAGGCTTCGTAGCGTTCGGCCGCCTTGGCGCGGGCCGCCTGGGCGGCGGGTTCCGGCAAGGCTGGCGTGGTCGCGAGCCAGAAGCGGACGAACACGGCGAGTGTCTCGACCGCGATGCCGATATCGCGCTCCTGCCGGGCGACCCGCCTGTCGACCTGGTCGAGGCGCTTGACGATCGCCGCCTCGCGACGCTCATCGGCATCCGGCGACAGGAATGACGCGATGGCGGCCTCCGCAATCATGGACTGGGACTGTTCACGCCGCGCCGCGTAGTCCGCAAGCATCCCCATGACCGCCTGATCGAGATAGACAGAGATCTGCACTTTCTTCTTTCGACTGGTCATGGCGCCTACAAATCCATGCCGTCATCGGGATCGAGCGAAACCTGCCGCGCCACGCCCTGCATGAGGCGAGCCAGGCGTCGATTGCGGACAGCTTCGTCGTCGTCGCTGTCGTCGGGCGGCTCGACCTCGAACTCATTGTCGATCGGAGCCATTTTTTCTACTGGACGCGAACGATTGAGTTCGGGTTGCAGTCGCCGCTCGGACTCCGTTGGATCTCCGTCGTCCTGCGGGGGCGTTCCTGCACTTTCGGCAACCTCTGTGCTGGTTGGGGCCGGCAATCGGGTCCAGTCGTCAAGATCGCCCTTTTCGGATCGGGCCAGTTCGGGTGGCGGCAAGACGCGGTCCCGAAAACGGGGATCTTCGTAGTAACGTGCCTTCTTCGCCCGGATCGGCGGAGTGCCCGCCACCATCACGATCTCGTCGGTCGGGGCAAGCTGCATGATTTCTCCAGGGGTCAGCAACTGGCGGGCCGTCTCCTGCCGCGACACCATGAGATGTCCGAGCCAGGGCGACAGCCGATGGCCGGCATAGTTCTTCATCGCCCGCATTTCGGTTGCCGTACCGAGCGCGTCGGACACACGCTTGGCT
Coding sequences within:
- the trbB gene encoding P-type conjugative transfer ATPase TrbB, which encodes MLRTALGAEITRLLDDPAVVEVMLNPDGRIWVDRLAEGLAETGEVLSAADGDRIVRLVAHHVGAEVHPRSPRVSAELPETGERFEGLLPPVVAAPAFAIRKPAVAIFTLEDYVAASIMTADQAATLRAAVAARANILVAGGTSTGKTTLTNALLAEVAKGADRVVIIEDTRELQCAAPNLVAMRTKDGVATLSDLVRSSMRLRPDRIPIGEVRGAEALDLLKAWGTGHPGGIGTIHAGSGIGALRRLEQLIQEAVVTVPRALIAETIDLVAVLAGRGPARRLTELARIDGLGPDGDYRTSQATPNNTGDNS
- a CDS encoding helix-turn-helix domain-containing protein — protein: MTDQIARNEKQLGAILRRARRQADLTQGALGNQIHLRQGTVSRLEAGEPAVQLRTLMAALSALDLELVVRARSKGSAADIEDLF
- a CDS encoding type II toxin-antitoxin system HipA family toxin translates to MARRPVHAPLNVFLNGRLVGVLRREPTGAIDFQYAAEWLDWRSTFPVSLSLPLREDRYIGAPVINVFDNLLPDNEAIRKRVAERVGAEGTDAYSMLAAVGHDCVGALQFLPDGIDPGNTGSSDGKPVSNREIAEMIKNLAAAPLGLGEDEDFRISIAGAQEKTALLHTDGRWFKPIGTAATTHILKPQIGRLPNGIDLSNSVENEYLCLKLLEAFGVPAARAEIADFGERRTLIVERFDRLWARDGRLLRLPQEDICQALSVPPTRKYQSEGGPGIAQIVELLKGSDTPEDDIAVFLRACIIFWLIGATDGHAKNFSIFLSPGGRFRMTPLYDVLTAQPSLDAGQIPRKKFKLAMSVGKSRHYSVHEIMPRHFMQTADIAGVGTPVMRRIFEDIAANAEKQTEAVISKLRRGFPEQLVGSVRSAIGKRALLLADAS
- a CDS encoding CopG family transcriptional regulator, whose translation is MTSRKKKVQISVYLDQAVMGMLADYAARREQSQSMIAEAAIASFLSPDADERREAAIVKRLDQVDRRVARQERDIGIAVETLAVFVRFWLATTPALPEPAAQAARAKAAERYEAFVTALGRRLAKGPKLRQEISEDVNPIDDNGMQ